From Struthio camelus isolate bStrCam1 chromosome 7, bStrCam1.hap1, whole genome shotgun sequence, a single genomic window includes:
- the LOC138067876 gene encoding PHD finger protein 7-like, with protein MKRKARKSREDECVLCRRAHSDPDVYGQTCREDSLCAHEFCLYFAEGLYQRGTDEDGFCRFLPGDIRQAVKRTARKTCCVCGKMGATVACRQKRCARKFHFPCGSERGCISQFFGEYRSFCWEHRPEQRVETYQDGDTTCIICMEPVEDRTSYSTMVCPVCKHAWFHRGCIQEHALHSALKHFACPLCKDREKFLPEMWHMGIRIPDRRAAWEEEEETFEELYETYSHCDARQCLYQGGREQSEEEGIQRAVGAGLPWHQPGSVGILPGLPGCWGQQLSAIPARQESRPLQVPAPAPKSLQPALRTAGHGTDTQPLAGGVDGNTSGLAVQELLACYSPAALPTLRGTLPSQ; from the exons ATGAAGCGGAAGGCCCGCAAGTCCAGGGAGGATG aGTGTGTGCTGTGTCGCCGTGCGCACTCTGACCCGGATGTCTACGGGCAGACGTGCCGGGAGGACAGCCTCTGCGCACATGAGTTTTGCCTG TATTTTGCTGAAGGGCTTTACCAGAGAGGCACCGATGAGGATGGATTCTGCCGGTTCCTCCCTGGGGATATCAGGCAGGCAGTGAAGCGGACAGCTCGGAAG aCCTGCTGTGTCTGTGGAAAGATGGGGGCCACTGTTGCGTGCCGGCAGAAGCGGTGCGCCCGCAAGTTCCACTTCCCCTGCGGGTCCGAACGGGGCTGCATCTCACAGTTCTTTGGGGAGTACAG GTCGTTTTGCTGGGAGCATCGCCCAGAGCAGAGAGTGGAGACGTACCAGGATGGGGACACCACGTGCATCATCTGCATGGAGCCCGTGGAGGACAGGACCTCCTACAGCACCATGGTGTGCCCCGTCTGCAAGCACGCCTGGTTCCACCGTGGCTGCATCCAG GAACATGCTCTCCATTCTGCTCTGAAGCACTTTGCCTGTCCCTTGTGCAAGGACCGGGAGAAGTTTCTGCCCGAAATGTGGCACATGGGTATCCGAATACCTGACAG AAGAGCggcttgggaggaggaggaggagacctttgAAGAGCTATATGAAACATATAGCCACTGTGATGCTAGGCAGTGCCTTTAccagggaggcagggagcagtCAGAAGAGGAGGG CATCCAGCGCGCAGTCGGAGCTGGTCTGCCCTGGCACCAGCCAGGCAGCGTTGGcatcctcccagggctccccggatgctgggggcagcagctcagtgCTATCCCGGCGAGACAGGAGAGCAGGCCACTCCAGGTTCCTGCACCGGCCCCTAAATCCCTACAGCCGGCCCTGAGGACCGCTGGCCatggcactgacacccagcccctggcagggggAGTCGATGGGAACACCTCGgggctggctgtgcaggagctgcttgcatgctacagccctgctgcactgcctaCCCTGAGAGGGACGCTGCCTTCCCAGTGA
- the LOC138067877 gene encoding PHD finger protein 7-like, producing MKRKARKSREDECVLCRRAHSDPDDYGQMYREDGLCAHEFCLYPAKGLFQRGTDGEGFYRFLPGDIRRVVKRAARKSCCVCRRKRATVVCQQKRCARKFHFPCGSERGCISQFFGEYRSFCWEHRPEQRVETHQDGDTTCIICMEPVEDRTSYSTMVCPVCKHAWFHRGCIQGQALRAGFSNFRCPQCKDGDRFLTELLRLGIRIPIRRLAWEQEEEEETFEELYETYSRCDASQCLYRGGREQAEEEGIQRAVGAGLPWHQPGSVGILPGLPGCWGQQLSAIPARQESRPLQVPAPAPKSLQPALRTAGHGTDTQPLAGGVDGNTSGLAVQELLACYSPAALPTLRGTLPSQ from the exons ATGAAGCGGAAGGCCCGCAAGTCCAGGGAGGATG aGTGTGTGCTGTGTCGCCGTGCGCACTCTGACCCGGATGACTACGGGCAGATGTACCGGGAGGACGGCCTCTGCGCACATGAGTTTTGCCTG TATCCCGCCAAGGGCCTTTTCCAGAGAGGCACCGACGGAGAGGGATTCTACCGGTTCCTCCCTGGAGACATCAGGCGGGTAGTGAAGAGGGCAGCTCGGAAG TCCTGCTGTGTCTGTAGAAGGAAGAGGGCCACCGTTGTGTGCCAGCAGAAGCGGTGTGCCCGCAAGTTCCACTTCCCCTGCGGGTCCGAACGGGGCTGCATCTCGCAGTTCTTTGGGGAGTACAG GTCGTTTTGCTGGGAGCATCGCCCAGAGCAGAGAGTGGAGACGCACCAGGATGGGGACACCACGTGCATCATCTGCATGGAGCCCGTGGAGGACAGGACCTCCTACAGCACCATGGTGTGCCCCGTCTGCAAGCACGCCTGGTTCCACCGTGGCTGCATCCAG ggacaggctctCCGGGCTGGCTTCAGCAACTTCAGGTGCCCTCAGTGCAAAGACGGGGACCGTTTCCTAACAGAGCTGTTGCGCTTGGGCATCCGAATCCCCATCAG aaggctggcttgggagcaggaggaggaggaggagacctttgAAGAGCTATACGAAACGTATAGCCGCTGCGATGCCAGCCAGTGCCTTTAccggggaggcagggagcaggcagaagaggaggg CATCCAGCGCGCAGTCGGAGCTGGTCTGCCCTGGCACCAGCCAGGCAGCGTTGGcatcctcccagggctccccggatgctgggggcagcagctcagtgCTATCCCGGCGAGACAGGAGAGCAGGCCACTCCAGGTTCCTGCACCGGCCCCTAAATCCCTACAGCCGGCCCTGAGGACCGCTGGCCatggcactgacacccagcccctggcagggggAGTCGATGGGAACACCTCGgggctggctgtgcaggagctgcttgcatgctacagccctgctgcactgcctaCCCTGAGAGGGACGCTGCCTTCCCAGTGA